The following proteins come from a genomic window of Aspergillus luchuensis IFO 4308 DNA, chromosome 3, nearly complete sequence:
- a CDS encoding putative C6 transcription factor (AmyR) (COG:K;~EggNog:ENOG410PICA;~InterPro:IPR036864,IPR007219,IPR001138;~PFAM:PF00172,PF04082;~go_function: GO:0000981 - DNA-binding transcription factor activity, RNA polymerase II-specific [Evidence IEA];~go_function: GO:0003677 - DNA binding [Evidence IEA];~go_function: GO:0008270 - zinc ion binding [Evidence IEA];~go_process: GO:0006351 - transcription, DNA-templated [Evidence IEA];~go_process: GO:0006355 - regulation of transcription, DNA-templated [Evidence IEA]): MDSHPSPTKQKASKQACDNCRRRKIKCSRELPCDKCRRLLLSCSYSDVLRRKGPKFRTLYPLAPIHPLVSRQQNSYQHNPSHNPLNKPWTTDGVGYPLSSPMSPSFTVADPQYLPHDAPEPFSQLPPPELVSSPDSTNSLSDSSMALVRPYARRLSAPVLLAHVNVYLKYLFPIMPVVRKEELQQDCHQPERLSPQRYAFLVALCAATHIQLKLDGTASVPEPSHLQAGIDGHSWMSGEKLLAEAVRARKDCDPVDGMNIESLLTSFFLFASYGNLDRQDHAWFYLCQATSMVFTLALHRESSYVDLSIEEAEERRRVFWLLFVTERGYALQQAKPVMLRNSIRKPQVLCSEDPILAYGFINLISIFEKLTVNLYDWVSAGGMDGSSEMPPTSAIQSSLCNAISVDGVSEIQKVDILITQQWLQTVMWKLSMTRATQPGSRDEAVLPFHLPVLVGKAVMNVIGAASQGAVDAHGIGMEQKLFDLGSSVADVARSLNTKAAHRLTEAAVDPRELLWGILTTLSRIRGSQSYLFPALLERCKGAMDFTSPTSMGNFLPPLPTAPTWEEETGLAVATVSENPDSHEQETALMEPLSQLLPTPQVQFPENNFLH, translated from the exons ATGGACTCACATCCTTCCCCCACCAAGCAAAAGGCCTCCAAGCAAGCCTGCGACAACTGTCGTCGACGTAAGATCAAATGCTCGCGCGAGCTGCCTTGCGATAAGTGTCGACGCctgcttctttcttgctcCTACAGTGATGTGCTCCGGCGCAAAGGGCCCAAGTTTCGCACCTTATATCCGCTTGCGCCCATTCATCCACTGGTATCAAGACAACAGAATTCATATCAACACAATCCGTCACATAATCCACTGAACAAGCCATGGACTACAGATGGAGTGGGCTATCCGTTAAGCTCACCGATGTCGCCTTCCTTTACAGTGGCAGACCCTCAATACTTACCCCATGACGCCCCTGAGCCGTTTTCTCAGCTTCCTCCGCCAGAGCTAGTCTCCTCGCCTGATTCAACCAATTCGTTGTCAGACTCTAGTATGGCACTAGTGCGCCCTTATGCACGACGCCTGTCCGCTCCGGTGCTACTGGCCCATGTGAATGTTTATCTGAAGTATCTGTTCCCCATCATGCCTGTGGTCCGGAAGGAGGAGCTCCAACAAGATTGCCACCAGCCTGAACGTTTATCGCCCCAACGATATGCCTTTCTTGTCGCCCTATGCGCAGCCACACACATCCAACTCAAGCTGGATGGCACAGCATCTGTCCCAGAACCTTCACACCTGCAAGCCGGGATTGACGGGCATTCCTGGATGTCCGGCGAAAAGTTGCTGGCTGAAGCAGTACGCGCAAGGAAGGATTGTGACCCAGTAGATGGAATGAATATAGAAAGTCTTCTTAcgtctttcttcctgtttgCTTCATATGGCAATCTGGACAGACAGGACCATGCCTGGTTCTACCTCTGTCAAGCAACTTCCATGGTCTTCACGCTGGCACTCCACCGAGAATCAAGTTATGTGGATCTGAGTatcgaagaagccgaggAACGGCGCAGGGTGTTCTGGCTACTCTTTGTCACAGAAAG GGGCTACGCACTTCAACAAGCGAAACCGGTAATGCTGCGCAATTCAATTCGTAAGCCGCAAGTACTTTGCTCCGAAGATCCTATCTTAGCATACGGTTTCATCAATCTTATCAGCATCTTCGAGAAATTGACCGTCAACCTTTATGACTGGGTCTCTGCCGGAGGCATGGACGGCTCGTCCGAGATGCCCCCTACGTCTGCTATTCAATCTAGTCTCTGCAACGCGATCTCGGTCGACGGAGTTTCGGAGATCCAAAAGGTCGACATACTCATCACCCAGCAATGGCTACAGACAGTAATGTGGAAACTTTCCATGACTCGCGCCACTCAGCCTGGGTCTCGCGATGAGGCAGTCCTCCCCTTTCACCTCCCCGTTCTTGTCGGCAAAGCTGTTATGAACGTTATTGGTGCTGCATCCCAGGGAGCTGTTGATGCTCACGGCATTGGCATG GAACAAAAATTATTCGACCTGGGTTCCTCAGTCGCAGACGTGGCACGATCGCTCAATACTAAAGCCGCGCACCGTCTTACTGAAGCGGCCGTCGATCCCCGCGAACTCCTTTGGGGCATCCTCACTACCTTATCACGCATTCGCGGCTCTCAGTCGTACCTCTTCCCCGCATTGTTGGAGCGATGCAAAGGTGCCATGGATTTCACATCCCCCACGTCAATGGGcaacttcctccctccaTTACCCACTGCTCCCACATGGGAAGAGGAAACCGGGCTCGCCGTTGCTACTGTTTCGGAGAATCCTGATTCCCATGAACAAGAGACAGCATTAATGGAGCCACTATCGCAACTTCTACCCACTCCACAGGTGCAATTTCCGGAAAACAATTTTCTGCACTAG